From the Oryza glaberrima chromosome 5, OglaRS2, whole genome shotgun sequence genome, one window contains:
- the LOC127773689 gene encoding AP2-like ethylene-responsive transcription factor SMOS1, with translation MASPGPAAGMQQKLEAAAAAAGGGDGAEWGRGMQKMEAVGAGGEGVGAGAEQVAPPPRRPVAARKERVCTAKERISRMPPCAAGKRSSIYRGVTRHRWTGRYEAHLWDKSTWNQNQNKKGKQVYLGAYDDEEAAARAYDLAALKYWGAGTQINFPVSDYARDLEEMQMISKEDYLVSLRRKSSAFSRGLPKYRGLPRQLHNSRWDASLGHLLGNDYMSLGKDITLDGKFAGTFGLERKIDLTNYIRWWLPKKTRQSDTSKMEEVTDEIRAIESSMQRTEPYKFPSLGLHSNSKPSSVVLSACDILSQSDAFKSFSEKSTKLSEECTFSKEMDEGKTVTPVPATGHDTTAVNMNVNGLLVQRAPYTLPSVTAQMKNTWNPADPSADPLFWTNFILPASQPVTMATIATTTFAKNEVSSSDPFHGQE, from the exons ATGGCGTCCCCCGGCCCCGCCGCGGGGATGCAGCAGAAGctggaggcggctgcggcggcggcggggggaggagacGGGGCGGAGTGGGGCCGGGGGATGCAGAAGATGGAGGCGGTGGGAGCGGGGGGAGAgggggtgggggcgggggcggagcaggtggcgccgccgccgaggaggcccgTGGCGGCGCGGAAGGAGAGGGTGTGCACGGCCAAGGAGCGTATCAGCCGCATGCCGCCCTGCGCCGCCGGGAAGCGCAGCTCCATCTACCGCGGCGTCACCCG GCATAGGTGGACAGGCCGATATGAAGCTCACCTCTGGGATAAAAGCACATGGAATCAGAATCAGAACAAAAAAGGGAAACAAG TATATTTAG GTGCATATGATGATGAAGAGGCTGCAGCAAGAGCTTATGACCTTGCTGCATTGAAATACTGGGGAGCTGGGACACAAATAAACTTTCCT GTCTCTGATTATGCAAGAGATCTTGAGGAAATGCAGATGATCTCCAAGGAGGATTATCTTGTGTCTCTTCGGAG AAAGAGCAGTGCCTTTTCCAGGGGTTTACCAAAATATCGCGGCCTTCCTAG GCAGCTCCATAATTCCAGATGGGATGCTTCTTTGGGACACTTGCTTGGCAATGACTACATGAGCCTAG GGAAGGACATCACGCTTGATGGGAAATTTGCAGGAACCTTTGGCTTAGAGAGGAAAATTGATCTGACAAATTACATAAGGTGGTGGCTCCCAAAAAAGACACGGCAGTCAGATACATCTAAAATGGAAGAGGTTACTGATGAAATCCGTGCTATTGAAAGTTCAATGCAACGGACTGAGCCTTATAAGTTTCCTTCCCTTGGCCTCCATTCTAACTCAAAGCCCTCTTCCGTGGTCCTATCAGCATGTGATATCTTATCTCAGTCTGATGCCTTCAAAAGCTTCTCAGAAAAATCTACAAAACTATCTGAAGAATGTACTTTTAGCAAAGAAATGGATGAAGGAAAGACAGTTACCCCAGTACCTGCAACTGGACATGACACAACTGCAGTTAACATGAACGTGAATGGGTTGCTTGTGCAAAGAGCTCCATACACATTGCCCTCTGTTACTGCACAAATGAAAAATACCTGGAACCCTGCTGATCCTTCTGCGGACCCTCTTTTCTGGACCAACTTCATCCTGCCAGCAAGTCAACCTGTCACGATGGCAACAATAGCAACAACAACG TTTGCAAAGAATGAGGTGAGTTCAAGTGATCCATTCCATGGTCAAGAGTGA
- the LOC127772782 gene encoding sm-like protein LSM5: MSQNNPSQLLPSELIDRCIGSKIWVIMKGDKELVGTLCGFDVYVNMVLEDVTEYEYTAEGRRITKLDQILLNGNNIAILVPGGSPPDVA; the protein is encoded by the exons ATGTCTCAGAACAACCCCTCCCAGCTCCTCCCCTCAG AGCTGATTGACCGCTGCATCGGGTCCAAGATTTGGGTAATTATGAAGGGTGACAAGGAGCTCGTCGGCACTCTCTGTGGGTTCGATGTGTACGTCAACATGGTGCTCGAGGACGTTACTGAGTA TGAATACACTGCTGAAGGCCGTCGCATAACAAAGCTTGATCAGATACTCCTAAACGGCAACAATATAGCTATT TTGGTTCCTGGTGGTTCTCCCCCAGATGTGGCATAA
- the LOC127773192 gene encoding uncharacterized protein LOC127773192: MAVAALGFVTLLAFYFLAPAALMLGYYHDSPELVVVGSGCSRLVETNSFIVQDIKARTEGGSPENGLVLYGMPVAPPLGVQAAWSEARRTVVLANSHMSFFCLNHIWVSQ; this comes from the exons atggcggtggcggcgctcggcTTTGTCACCCTCCTCGCCTTCTATTTTTTGG CGCCAGCGGCGTTGATGTTGGGGTACTACCACGACTCGCCGGAGCTAGTCGTCGTCGGCTCAGGTTGCTCGAGGCTCGTGGAGACGAACTCGTTCATTGTGCAGGACATCAAG GCGAGGACGGAGGGAGGGTCGCCGGAGAATGGGTTGGTGCTCTACGGGATGCCGGTCGCTCCGCCTCTCGGCGTCCAAGCCGCTTGGTCGGAGGCTCGCCGCACCGTCGTACTAGCCAAttcccacatgtcatttttttgtttgaatcaCATATGGGTttcacaa
- the LOC127773771 gene encoding probable folate-biopterin transporter 7 isoform X2 has protein sequence MEKERKMEGERRVEATRRWVIAVGFWVQGFRLFPWLGVNFFLKDGMGVAASSLQILQASANLPMVAKPLLGLLSDAVPIRGHRRLPYVAIGALLQAISWLAIALWPAISLPVLTIFLLLSNFGASICEVANDAIVAEAGKQATSSSGSVLHYCGYT, from the exons atggagaaggagaggaagatggagggggagaggagggtggaggcgacgcggcggtgggtgATCGCGGTGGGGTTCTGGGTGCAGGGGTTCCGGCTGTTCCCATGGCTGGGCGTCAACTTCTTCCTCAAGGACGGCATGGGCGTCGCTGCCTCCTCGCTGCAGATCCTCCAGGCGTCCGCCAACCTCCCCATGGTCGCCAAGCCGCTTCTCGGCCTCCTCTCCGACGCCGTCCCCatccgcggccaccgccgcctcccctacGTCGCCATCGGCG CTCTCTTGCAGGCAATTTCATGGTTAGCAATTGCCCTCTGGCCAGCTATTTCTCTTCCAGTTCTTACCATTTTTCTCCTCTTGAGCAACTTTGGTGCATCCATATGTGAGGTTGCCAATGATGCCATTGTAGCAGAAGCTGGGAAGCAAGCGACCTCGTCCTCAGGGTCAG TTCTGCACTACTGTGGCTATACCTGA
- the LOC127773771 gene encoding probable folate-biopterin transporter 7 isoform X1 — translation MEKERKMEGERRVEATRRWVIAVGFWVQGFRLFPWLGVNFFLKDGMGVAASSLQILQASANLPMVAKPLLGLLSDAVPIRGHRRLPYVAIGALLQAISWLAIALWPAISLPVLTIFLLLSNFGASICEVANDAIVAEAGKQATSSSGSGQLQSFAWMFGSSAGALGNLVGGIALSYFSPKIMFLFFAILLVLQFCTTVAIPESSLQLPKADTNLSAVSSVRKQIKELSYALCMPEIFWSVIWFSLSYAAIPFLLGTMFFYQTEVLRLDSSVIGLSKVFGQVTLLAWSVAYNKYFKTTPAQKVLSVLQFLTALVMLSDVLFVQGIYRNFGILDSMYTIVFSGLLEGLMLFKVLPFSVLVAKLCPSGCEGSLMAFVMSALALATIISGYLGVALAEFMGVSGGDFSALPTCLLIEAACTMLPLFFSSLIKERREKEKKEE, via the exons atggagaaggagaggaagatggagggggagaggagggtggaggcgacgcggcggtgggtgATCGCGGTGGGGTTCTGGGTGCAGGGGTTCCGGCTGTTCCCATGGCTGGGCGTCAACTTCTTCCTCAAGGACGGCATGGGCGTCGCTGCCTCCTCGCTGCAGATCCTCCAGGCGTCCGCCAACCTCCCCATGGTCGCCAAGCCGCTTCTCGGCCTCCTCTCCGACGCCGTCCCCatccgcggccaccgccgcctcccctacGTCGCCATCGGCG CTCTCTTGCAGGCAATTTCATGGTTAGCAATTGCCCTCTGGCCAGCTATTTCTCTTCCAGTTCTTACCATTTTTCTCCTCTTGAGCAACTTTGGTGCATCCATATGTGAGGTTGCCAATGATGCCATTGTAGCAGAAGCTGGGAAGCAAGCGACCTCGTCCTCAGGGTCAGGTCAGCTTCAATCCTTTGCTTGGATGTTTGGTTCATCTGCTGGCGCTTTAGGAAATCTTGTTGGTGGCATTGCACTCAGTTACTtttctccaaaaatcatgtttctgTTTTTTGCAATCCTTCTCGTGCTCCAGTTCTGCACTACTGTGGCTATACCTGAAAGCTCCCTCCAACTCCCAAAGGCAGATACTAATCTATCAGCTGTCTCCAGCGTCCGTAAGCAAATCAAAGAGCTGTCATATGCGCTGTGTATGCCTGAAATATTTTGGTCAGTCATATGGTTTTCATTGTCCTATGCTGCCATACCATTTCTACTTGGGACCATGTTCTTCTATCAGACTGAAGTGTTAAGACTTGACTCATCAGTTATCGGTTTGTCCAAGGTTTTTGGACAAGTAACTCTATTAGCTTGGAGTGTGGCATACAACAAGTACTTCAAAACAACACCTGCACAGAAGGTTTTATCAGTTCTGCAGTTTCTTACAGCACTCGTAATGCTGTCAGATGTACTATTTGTTCAGGGAATATACAGAAACTTCGGAATACTGGATTCCATGTACACAATTGTTTTCTCAGGGTTGTTGGAGGGTCTTATGTTGTTCAAGGTGCTGCCCTTCAGTGTTCTTGTTGCAAAACTTTGCCCTTCTGGGTGTGAGGGATCACTTATGGCTTTTGTCATGTCTGCACTTGCCCTCGCAACTATCATCAGCGGTTATCTTGGGGTTGCACTTGCTGAATTCATGGGAGTATCTGGAGGTGATTTCTCAGCGCTGCCGACTTGTCTGTTGATTGAGGCTGCATGCACAATGCTACCACTCTTTTTCTCCTCATTGataaaagagaggagagaaaaggagaagaaagaagaatag
- the LOC127773772 gene encoding carbon catabolite repressor protein 4 homolog 4-like, which translates to MLKLQTTWAASLPLFRLRPRPGSPPPCGPRLPFVPICNRRMSTQAQPSFAPLPTAQSESDAGAAGYQFRLVSYNILAQVYVKSAFFPHSPSACLKWKTRSKAVLSELKSFEADLMCIQELDEYDTFYKKNMENSGYSSIYIQRSGDKRDGCGIFYKPKSMELVQKEVLHYNDLVEKYVHTDHVNSDTSNNSSPTEEASKKVDNNKHGDPNDPRFRLKRDCVGLLAAFKLNDPCDHILIMANTHIYWDPEWIDVKLAQAKYLLSRVTQFEKLISNKFNCKPSVMIAGDFNSTPGDKVYNYLVSANSDSTDEAPIKLRSLYAANGGEPEFTNCTPGFTGTLDYIFLSDGSSVKPTSLLRIPRGDSADVQGGLPNFHHPSDHLPIGADFQVLGSEG; encoded by the exons ATGCTAAAGCTCCAGACAACCTGGGCggcttccctccctctcttccgCCTCCGTCCCCGccccggctcccctcctccctgcgGCCCCCGTCTCCCCTTCGTCCC AATTTGCAACCGGCGGATGAGCACCCAGGCGCAGCCCAGTTTCGCCCCTCTCCCCACGGCGCAATCCGAATCCGATGCAG GGGCAGCTGGGTACCAGTTCCGGCTGGTTTCCTACAACATCTTGGCCCAG GTTTATGTGAAGAGTGCGTTTTTCCCGCATTCTCCATCTGCCTGTCTCAA GTGGAAAACTCGGTCTAAAGCTGTTCTATCAGAACTCAAGAGCTTCGAAGCTGACCTCATGTGCATACAG GAGTTGGATGAGTATGATACCTTCTACAAGAAAAACATGGAGAATTCTGGATATTCAAGTATTTACATTCAACGATCTGGGGACAAACGGGATGGATGTGGCATATTCTATAAACCAAAAAG CATGGAACTGGTCCAGAAGGAAGTACTACATTACAATGATTTAGTGGAAAAATATGTTCATACTGATCATGTAAATAGTGATACATCAAATAATTCTTCACCAACAGAAG AAGCAAGCAAGAAGGTGGATAATAACAAGCATGGAGATCCAAATGATCCACGTTTCAGATTGAAGCGTGACTGTGTTGGTTTACTTGCCGCTTTCAAGCTTAATGATCCTTGtgatcatattttaattatggCGAACACACATATTTATTG GGATCCTGAATGGATTGATGTAAAATTGGCTCAAGCAAAGTATCTTCTTTCAAGAGTTACTCAGTTTGAGAAACTTATCTCGAATAAATTTAACTGTAAACCTTCAGTCATGATTGCTGGTGACTTCAACTCAACTCCTGGTGACAAG GTATACAACTACCTCGTATCAGCCAACTCCGATTCTACGGACGAAGCTCCGATCAAATTACGCAGCCTTTATGCTGCGAATGGAGGGGAGCCAGAATTCACCAACTGCACTCCTGGTTTTACAGGAACACTGGACTACATATTCTTGTCGGACGGCAGTTCAGTAAAACCTACCAGCCTACTTCGTATACCACGAGGGGATTCTGCCGATGTCCAAGGAGGGCTACCCAACTTTCACCATCCTAGCGACCATTTGCCAATCGGTGCCGATTTTCAGGTACTCGGCAGCGAAGGCTGA